Below is a genomic region from Candidatus Methylomirabilota bacterium.
GCCGTGCCCATGCGCGACGGGCCGCCGCCGCACGCTGGTCTAAGAAGAAGCCGCGGTAGCCTGCGCTGACGCTTATCGTGCACCGAGCAAGGCGAGCTGCCGGCGCAGCCAGCCCTCGGCCTCCGACTCCTGGCGCTGGACTACTACGCGCTTGGACCAGCGGATGTAGACACCTGGCCATCGGCGCAGGGCGTCAGCAGGCAAGTGTTTGGCGATCCAGGCTTGCGCCGCGTGTGTGAAGGGTGGAGCGGACGGTTCCGCCGCCGGAGATCTCAAAGTCAATGCGCGCCATGACGTCCTCCAGCTGCGTATACCGGCGAAGCTGAACACCGAGATCGGTCCAACGTGAACGCGCCGATCGGGGATCGTGATCGGAGCGAAGCGACGCTGGCCGGCCGCTCAGCTGTCGAGCTTGCCCTCCTTTCTCCGCGACGGACCTTTTAACACGATCCGGTGGGCGTTGTGGAGGAGCCGATCGCAGATGGCGTCGGCCAGGGTCGGCTCCCCGAGATGGTCATGCCACTGGCCGGGTGGGAGCTGGCTCGTGACGATCGTAGAGCGGGTGCCATAGCGGTCCTCGAGGATCTCGAGGAGATCGCGGCGCTCCTGATCCTGCACGGGGGCGAGGCCCCAGTCGTCGAGGACGAGGACGTCCATACGGGCGAGTTTGCCGAGCAGGCGCCCGTAGCTGCCGTCGGCGCGGGCGAGCTTGAGGTCGTCGAAGAGCCGGGAGGCCCGGCGGTAGTAGGCCCGGTACCCGCGGCGGCAGGCGTGGTGGGCCAGGGCACAGGCGATGAAGCTCTTGCCGGTGCCGGTGGCGCCGGTGATCAGGACTTGCTGGTGTTCCTCGACCCAGCGGCAGGTGGCGAGCTGGCGGATGAGGGCCTTGTCGAGCTCGCGGCGGGCCGGGTAGTCGATGGCTTCGACACACGCCTGGGGCAGCTTGAGCTTGGCCTCCTGCAGGGCCCGGGCCAGGCGCTTGTTCTCGCGGGCGAGCCATTCGGCGTCGACCAGCAGGCCGAGGCGCTCGTCGAAGCTCAGGCTGTGCAGCTCGGCGTTGCGTTGCTGCTCGGTCCAGGCCTGGGCCAGCGCCGGCAGCTTGAGGGCGTGCAGCTTGTCGAGGGTCGGCGTGGGCAGCATGGGCTCCTCACTGGTAGTAGTCCCGGCCCCGCAAGTGCTCGTGGACCGGCACGAGGGTGAGCTGCAGCGGGGGCTCGAGAGGCGGCAGGTGGTCGAGCCCGTGCTTGAGGATCGAGTCCACGTGGCGATACGACCGGGCGCCGGCGGCGAAGGCCCGTGCGCAGGCGGCCTCGAGCCGGGCGGCGCCGTCGCGGCGGCTGAGGCGCAGCAAGCCCAGGCACGAGCGGTAGCCCTGCTCCGGGTGCGGGCGGTCGGCGAGGATCGCGGCCACGAGCGCAGCCGTCTGCGGGCCAATCGTCTCCGCCCACCGGATGAGGCGCGAGGGCGTCCATTCGAGATGGTGCTGATGGGCCTTGGGCATGTGGGCGGGATTGGTGGTGTGGCGGCCGCGGGTGTCATCGCGTGGATGGGCGGCGACGCGCTGGCCGCGATGAAAGGCCTCGATCGTGGTGGCGCTGACGCGGACCTCCACGACCTCGTGCGCCAGCTCGTGGGGGACCGAGTAGTAGTGGTGATGGATCACGACGTGGTAGTCGATGTTCACGCGGGCCTTGGTCCACTCGCCGTAGACAAAGGGCTCCGCTGGCAGCCGCCGCAGAGCGGGCTGGTCCAGGCGTTCGAACAGCTCGCGCCGGCTGGCGCCGTACCGGCGCATGCGCCGGCCATTGAGGTCGGTGAGCAGCTCGGCGATGCGGGCGTTGAGGGCGCCGAGGGAGAAGAAGGTCTCGCGGCGGAGGCGAGCCAGGATCCAGCGCTCGGCGATCTGGACAGCCACCTCGATCTTCGCCTTGTCCCGTGGCCGCGCCGGCCGGGCCGGCAGGATGGCCGTGCCGTAGTGGGCAGCCCATTCCTCGTAGGTGCGCTGCAGCCCAGGTTCGTAGCGACAGGCGAGGACGACGCCGCTCTTGAGCTGGTCACAGACGACGGCGCTCGTCACGCCGCCGAAGAAGGCGAAGGCCCGGGTGTGGCTGGCGATCCAATCGGGGACCTGCTGGGTGGGGGTGGCTTCGGCGTAGGTGTAGTTGGACGCGCCGAGGGCGGCGACGAATAACTCCGCCTCGA
It encodes:
- the istB gene encoding IS21-like element helper ATPase IstB, producing MLPTPTLDKLHALKLPALAQAWTEQQRNAELHSLSFDERLGLLVDAEWLARENKRLARALQEAKLKLPQACVEAIDYPARRELDKALIRQLATCRWVEEHQQVLITGATGTGKSFIACALAHHACRRGYRAYYRRASRLFDDLKLARADGSYGRLLGKLARMDVLVLDDWGLAPVQDQERRDLLEILEDRYGTRSTIVTSQLPPGQWHDHLGEPTLADAICDRLLHNAHRIVLKGPSRRKEGKLDS
- the istA gene encoding IS21 family transposase, with protein sequence MAAERLSMRQIREVLRQKWGLGLSHRAVARSLGLGLGTISSVLGRARGTGLDWPQAQTLTDEVLESRLYGRPEVAGQRQRPAPDCAWIHAERRKPGVTLELLHLEYLERHPDGYRYTRFCDLYRRWLKRRGLSMRQVHRAGEKCFADYAGQKPRLIDPATGEVVEAELFVAALGASNYTYAEATPTQQVPDWIASHTRAFAFFGGVTSAVVCDQLKSGVVLACRYEPGLQRTYEEWAAHYGTAILPARPARPRDKAKIEVAVQIAERWILARLRRETFFSLGALNARIAELLTDLNGRRMRRYGASRRELFERLDQPALRRLPAEPFVYGEWTKARVNIDYHVVIHHHYYSVPHELAHEVVEVRVSATTIEAFHRGQRVAAHPRDDTRGRHTTNPAHMPKAHQHHLEWTPSRLIRWAETIGPQTAALVAAILADRPHPEQGYRSCLGLLRLSRRDGAARLEAACARAFAAGARSYRHVDSILKHGLDHLPPLEPPLQLTLVPVHEHLRGRDYYQ